A region of Crenobacter cavernae DNA encodes the following proteins:
- a CDS encoding NAD(P)H-dependent flavin oxidoreductase: MAFPSPLCPLLDIDFPLIQAPMAGGATTPALVAAVSQAGALGSLAAALLSPEAIGPQCAAIRALTVRPFAINLFVLDAPRVDEAAIALALEALAPFHAELGIAPPERPARWCQPFAEQLDALIAARPAVASFTFGALDKDQIERLHAAGITVVGTATHLAEGEAWVAAGADAVCAQGAEAGGHRGTFIGDERDALIGTLPLVSQLAASLPVPVIAAGGLMGGRDIAACLALGAAGAQLGTAFLRCPESGVSALWKTKLAEAGDTATRLTRAFSGRYARGLSNAYMERLAGLEARLPAYPLMNALTGPMRAAAAEQGRADLLSLWAGQGAAKSRALPAAELVATLKAETLKTGEAK, from the coding sequence ATGGCTTTTCCTTCTCCGTTGTGTCCCCTTCTCGACATCGACTTCCCGCTGATCCAGGCGCCGATGGCCGGCGGCGCGACGACGCCGGCGCTGGTCGCCGCCGTCAGCCAGGCCGGGGCGCTCGGCTCGCTCGCCGCCGCCTTGCTGTCGCCCGAGGCGATCGGGCCGCAGTGCGCGGCGATCCGCGCGCTCACCGTCCGGCCTTTCGCCATCAACCTGTTCGTGCTCGACGCGCCTCGGGTCGACGAGGCCGCCATCGCGCTGGCTCTCGAAGCACTCGCGCCGTTTCATGCCGAGCTGGGCATCGCGCCGCCTGAACGGCCTGCGCGCTGGTGCCAGCCGTTCGCCGAGCAGCTCGACGCGCTGATCGCCGCGCGGCCGGCGGTGGCGAGCTTCACCTTCGGCGCCCTCGACAAGGATCAAATCGAACGGCTGCACGCGGCGGGCATCACGGTGGTCGGCACCGCGACGCATCTGGCCGAGGGCGAAGCGTGGGTCGCGGCCGGCGCCGACGCGGTGTGCGCGCAGGGCGCCGAGGCCGGCGGCCATCGCGGCACCTTCATCGGCGACGAGCGCGACGCGCTGATCGGCACGCTGCCTTTAGTGTCGCAACTGGCCGCGAGCCTGCCGGTGCCGGTGATCGCCGCCGGCGGGCTGATGGGCGGGCGCGACATCGCCGCCTGCCTCGCGCTCGGCGCGGCCGGCGCGCAGCTCGGCACCGCGTTCCTGCGCTGCCCCGAGTCGGGCGTGTCGGCGCTGTGGAAGACGAAGTTGGCCGAGGCCGGCGACACCGCGACACGGCTGACGCGTGCGTTTTCCGGCCGCTATGCGCGCGGCCTGTCCAACGCCTATATGGAACGCCTGGCCGGGCTCGAAGCGCGCCTGCCGGCTTACCCGCTGATGAACGCGCTGACCGGCCCCATGCGCGCCGCGGCGGCGGAGCAGGGTCGCGCCGATCTCTTGTCGTTGTGGGCGGGGCAGGGCGCCGCGAAGAGCCGCGCCTTGCCGGCGGCCGAACTGGTGGCGACACTGAAGGCGGAGACTTTGAAGACCGGGGAAGCGAAATGA
- a CDS encoding thiamine ABC transporter substrate-binding protein yields MITLRRVAPALLLSLLALSSLSVKAAELRLMTHASFELPKPLIADFERQAGVKLTVIKAGDAGEMLNKLILMRANPIADVVYGIDNTLAAKAIKAGVLDAAPTVKTVYTLPGGLAAVDYGVVTLNVDKAWFAKNKKALPRTLAELATPAYKDLFVVQNPATSSPGLAFLVATVDAMGEEAAFAWWAKLRDNGLKVAKGWSEAYYTDFSKNGGARPIVVSYATSPAAEVFYGKEKLNDAPTASLPLPGASFLQIEGAAPVKGGREPAAAKRFVAWLQSAPVQKALQTGMWMYPAVPGTALAPVFRFAPQPAGVKPVDAAKIDENAQRWVSRWTRVVIKGGR; encoded by the coding sequence ATGATCACCTTGCGCCGCGTCGCGCCCGCGCTGCTGCTTTCCCTGCTCGCACTGTCCAGCCTGTCCGTGAAGGCGGCCGAGCTGCGCCTGATGACGCACGCCTCGTTCGAGCTGCCCAAGCCCTTGATCGCCGACTTCGAGCGTCAGGCCGGCGTGAAGCTGACGGTGATCAAGGCCGGCGACGCGGGCGAGATGCTGAACAAGCTGATCCTGATGCGCGCCAATCCCATCGCCGACGTCGTCTACGGCATCGACAACACGCTGGCCGCCAAGGCGATCAAGGCCGGCGTGCTCGACGCGGCGCCGACCGTCAAAACCGTGTACACGCTGCCGGGCGGTCTCGCCGCCGTCGACTACGGCGTGGTCACGCTGAACGTAGACAAGGCGTGGTTCGCGAAGAACAAGAAAGCCCTGCCCAGAACGTTGGCCGAGCTCGCCACGCCGGCGTACAAGGACCTCTTCGTCGTGCAGAACCCGGCGACGTCGAGCCCCGGACTCGCCTTCCTCGTCGCGACCGTCGACGCGATGGGCGAGGAGGCGGCGTTCGCGTGGTGGGCGAAGCTGCGCGACAACGGCCTCAAGGTTGCCAAGGGCTGGAGCGAGGCCTACTACACCGACTTCTCGAAGAACGGTGGCGCGCGGCCCATCGTCGTCAGCTACGCGACGAGCCCGGCGGCCGAGGTGTTCTACGGCAAGGAAAAGCTGAACGACGCGCCGACCGCGAGCCTGCCGCTGCCCGGCGCCAGTTTTCTACAGATCGAGGGCGCGGCGCCGGTCAAGGGCGGGCGCGAGCCGGCGGCGGCCAAGCGTTTCGTCGCCTGGCTGCAGAGCGCGCCGGTGCAAAAGGCGCTGCAGACCGGCATGTGGATGTACCCGGCGGTGCCGGGCACGGCGCTGGCGCCGGTGTTCCGCTTCGCGCCGCAGCCGGCCGGCGTGAAGCCGGTCGACGCGGCGAAGATCGATGAAAACGCGCAGCGCTGGGTGAGCCGCTGGACGCGCGTGGTGATCAAGGGCGGCCGTTGA
- a CDS encoding ABC transporter ATP-binding protein, whose product MLELAELSKRYGERVVADSVSLKLAPGELVALLGPSGCGKSTLLNMVAGLVAPDAGAIYFNKERIDMLPAERRGFALMFQDFALFPHLSVLDNVMFGLAERRVPKKAARERARAELEAVGLASFEARRIGALSGGEKQRVALARALATDPRLMLLDEPFSSLDAHLRASLQAATRQRLAEANIPALLVTHDRDEALAMADRVAVLDAGRIAQIAPASELMAAPANERVARFLGLANVTGQGYWPQQALQLGGQTLAEVVALTPRADGLTLEVALPEGRFIVELSLREAAALAEPPVVGARVPVALRPEAFRRFAAKDIA is encoded by the coding sequence ATGCTCGAACTCGCTGAGCTGTCCAAGCGCTACGGTGAACGCGTCGTCGCCGATTCGGTGTCGCTCAAGCTCGCGCCGGGCGAACTCGTCGCGCTGCTCGGACCGTCCGGTTGCGGCAAGAGCACGCTGCTCAATATGGTCGCCGGCCTCGTCGCGCCGGATGCGGGAGCGATTTATTTCAATAAAGAACGCATCGACATGCTGCCGGCGGAGAGGCGCGGCTTCGCGCTGATGTTCCAGGACTTCGCGCTATTCCCGCATCTGTCGGTACTCGATAACGTGATGTTCGGCCTCGCAGAGCGGCGCGTACCGAAAAAGGCCGCGCGCGAACGCGCGAGGGCCGAGCTCGAAGCGGTAGGGCTGGCCAGTTTCGAGGCGCGCCGCATCGGGGCCTTGTCCGGCGGCGAGAAGCAGCGCGTCGCGCTGGCGAGGGCACTGGCTACCGACCCGCGGCTGATGCTGCTCGACGAACCGTTCTCCAGCCTCGACGCGCATCTTAGAGCATCGTTACAGGCGGCGACGCGCCAGAGGTTGGCCGAGGCGAACATCCCGGCTTTGCTTGTCACGCACGATAGAGACGAGGCGCTGGCGATGGCCGACCGCGTCGCGGTGCTCGACGCCGGCCGCATCGCGCAGATCGCGCCGGCATCCGAGCTGATGGCCGCGCCGGCGAACGAGCGTGTCGCGCGCTTTCTCGGGCTCGCCAACGTCACCGGCCAAGGCTACTGGCCGCAGCAGGCGCTACAGCTGGGTGGGCAGACCTTGGCCGAGGTCGTCGCTTTGACGCCGCGCGCCGACGGGCTGACGCTCGAGGTCGCGCTGCCCGAGGGGCGCTTTATCGTCGAGCTGTCGCTGCGCGAGGCGGCGGCGTTGGCCGAGCCGCCCGTCGTCGGCGCTCGCGTGCCGGTAGCGCTGCGGCCCGAGGCGTTCCGGCGCTTCGCGGCGAAGGACATCGCATGA
- a CDS encoding response regulator transcription factor, with the protein MDHSPIIYLVDDDEAVRQGLSLLIRTVGLQVEAFARPEDFLAAYDANAIGCVVLDIRMPGMGGFEVLERLDKARVTHPVVMITGHGSVDLCRRAFKTGAMEFLQKPIDDQLFLDTLQKAVKQHIATREKQRVSLEARQKFERLSEREREVFVLMAEGLSTKQIAKELGLSPRTVETHRAHLFSKLEVESLVQLIRSYCGLLSES; encoded by the coding sequence ATGGATCACTCCCCGATCATCTATCTGGTTGACGACGACGAAGCGGTGCGGCAGGGCCTGTCGCTGTTGATCCGCACCGTCGGCCTGCAGGTCGAGGCGTTCGCCCGGCCGGAGGATTTTCTCGCCGCCTACGACGCGAACGCGATCGGCTGCGTCGTGCTCGACATCCGCATGCCGGGCATGGGCGGCTTCGAGGTGCTAGAGCGCCTCGACAAGGCGCGCGTCACCCACCCGGTGGTGATGATCACCGGCCACGGCAGCGTCGATCTGTGCCGGCGCGCGTTCAAGACCGGCGCGATGGAGTTCCTGCAAAAGCCGATCGACGACCAGCTCTTCCTCGACACCTTGCAAAAGGCGGTCAAGCAGCACATCGCGACGCGCGAGAAGCAGCGCGTGTCGCTCGAGGCGCGCCAGAAGTTCGAGCGGCTGTCCGAGCGCGAGCGCGAGGTGTTCGTCTTGATGGCCGAGGGCCTGTCGACCAAGCAGATCGCCAAGGAACTCGGCCTGTCGCCGCGCACCGTCGAGACGCACCGCGCTCATCTCTTTTCCAAGCTCGAGGTCGAGTCGCTGGTGCAGCTGATCCGCAGCTATTGCGGCCTGTTGTCCGAGTCCTAA
- a CDS encoding acylphosphatase — protein MNTLCKRLTIHGRVQGVYYRASAVAEAERFGVSGWVRNRRDGTVEALACGDADSVAAFIAWTHEGPPGAHVTQVDVADAAVPVPEGFSQRPSA, from the coding sequence ATGAACACGCTGTGCAAGCGTCTGACTATCCACGGCAGGGTGCAGGGCGTGTATTACCGCGCCAGCGCGGTGGCCGAGGCTGAGCGGTTCGGTGTGAGCGGCTGGGTGCGCAACCGGCGCGACGGCACGGTAGAGGCGCTCGCCTGCGGCGACGCTGACTCGGTCGCCGCCTTCATCGCCTGGACGCACGAAGGCCCGCCCGGCGCGCACGTGACGCAGGTAGACGTCGCCGACGCCGCGGTGCCGGTTCCCGAAGGGTTTTCGCAGCGGCCAAGCGCCTGA
- a CDS encoding GlcG/HbpS family heme-binding protein, producing the protein MKKILLTAALLSAAFAAHAEVRTEKTISANLAQTLAANTVAACKDKGYAVTAAVVDRAGQVKALLRADNAGPHTIDSSLKKAYTAASAKSPTSAMMETAQKNPGAQNLTDIPGFLLLGGGVPVKVGNEVIGAIGVGGAPGGHLDEQCAVAALDKAKGELK; encoded by the coding sequence ATGAAGAAGATCCTGCTGACCGCCGCACTGCTGAGCGCCGCTTTCGCCGCCCACGCCGAGGTGCGCACCGAGAAGACTATCTCGGCCAACCTCGCGCAGACGCTGGCGGCCAACACCGTCGCCGCTTGCAAGGACAAGGGCTACGCCGTGACCGCGGCCGTGGTCGACCGCGCAGGCCAGGTCAAGGCGCTGCTGCGCGCCGACAACGCCGGCCCGCACACGATCGACTCCAGCCTGAAGAAGGCGTACACCGCCGCGTCGGCGAAGAGCCCGACGTCGGCCATGATGGAAACCGCCCAGAAGAATCCGGGCGCACAGAACCTGACCGATATCCCCGGCTTCCTGCTCTTGGGTGGCGGGGTGCCGGTAAAAGTTGGCAACGAGGTGATCGGCGCGATCGGCGTCGGCGGCGCCCCCGGCGGCCATCTCGACGAGCAATGCGCCGTGGCCGCGCTCGACAAGGCCAAGGGCGAGCTCAAGTAA
- a CDS encoding MFS transporter, which translates to MDKRIYLLAFVNFSMGLVEMFPAGILSRIAEELSVSVSVAGQMLGLFSLTFAIAAPVLQVLTARFERRRVLMITLAVFAAGTLWGVFAPTFAEQMAARVVQAAAGGLMCSTAFALAAQIADPAFRGRAIALAAMGISSSIVLGVPLGILVAEQIGWRAMYVLTVVFAALAFVGVWRWLPKVQGSGAVPLSQQLRTLRSAKLLSAHTVTFLLMWGHFAMYAFLAPFMEQVVGLDSRWMSVVYLAFGAAGMTGGFLGGYSSDRWGGVRSVTGAGCALALALALLPFAAASLWLVLPVVMLWGMSAWGSTPSVQHYITSTSPETAGIQLGLNLAALNFGISMGAAVGGLTLEFVSIRYNPWVGALAVIFGVLVARYSARLPYRRLAVA; encoded by the coding sequence ATGGACAAGAGGATCTATCTACTCGCTTTCGTGAATTTCTCGATGGGCCTGGTCGAGATGTTCCCGGCCGGCATCCTGAGCCGCATCGCCGAAGAATTGTCGGTGTCGGTCAGCGTCGCCGGGCAGATGCTCGGCCTGTTCTCGCTGACGTTCGCGATCGCCGCGCCGGTGCTGCAAGTGCTGACCGCGCGCTTCGAGCGCCGCCGCGTGCTGATGATCACGCTCGCGGTGTTCGCCGCCGGCACGCTGTGGGGCGTGTTCGCGCCGACCTTCGCCGAACAGATGGCCGCGCGCGTCGTGCAGGCGGCCGCCGGCGGCCTGATGTGCAGCACCGCGTTCGCGCTCGCCGCGCAGATCGCCGACCCGGCGTTCCGTGGCCGCGCGATCGCGCTCGCGGCGATGGGCATCAGCAGCTCGATCGTGCTCGGCGTGCCGCTCGGCATCCTGGTCGCCGAACAGATAGGCTGGCGCGCGATGTACGTGCTGACGGTGGTCTTCGCCGCGCTCGCCTTCGTCGGCGTGTGGCGCTGGCTGCCGAAGGTGCAGGGCAGCGGCGCGGTGCCGCTGTCGCAGCAGCTGCGCACCTTGCGGAGCGCCAAGCTGTTGTCGGCGCACACGGTGACCTTCCTCCTGATGTGGGGCCACTTCGCGATGTACGCCTTCCTCGCGCCGTTCATGGAGCAGGTGGTCGGCCTCGATTCGCGCTGGATGAGCGTCGTCTACCTCGCGTTCGGCGCGGCCGGCATGACCGGCGGCTTCCTCGGCGGCTACAGCAGCGACCGCTGGGGCGGCGTGCGTTCGGTGACCGGCGCCGGCTGTGCGCTGGCCTTGGCGCTCGCGCTGCTGCCGTTCGCCGCGGCGAGCCTGTGGCTGGTGCTGCCGGTGGTGATGCTGTGGGGGATGTCGGCCTGGGGGTCGACGCCGTCGGTGCAGCACTACATCACGTCGACGTCGCCCGAGACCGCCGGCATCCAGCTCGGGCTGAACCTCGCCGCGCTGAATTTCGGCATCTCGATGGGCGCCGCGGTCGGCGGTTTGACCTTAGAGTTCGTGTCGATCCGTTACAACCCATGGGTGGGGGCGCTGGCGGTGATATTCGGCGTCCTCGTCGCGCGCTACTCGGCGCGCTTACCGTACCGGCGCCTCGCGGTCGCGTAA
- a CDS encoding ABC transporter permease, whose amino-acid sequence MVLSRALIVPPAILLAAGLVAPLVRVLAEGAGGFDFALLVDPYLGWRLAWSFIQAGVTCVLALAIGLPLSWALARFDFTLRTFVLRALMLPFVMPTLVAAIGVLAIFGPHGVAGINLQDTPWLLLYGNLFYNLPLVVRAGVDGFAAVPASQLAAARTLGASRVRAFLRVEWPLVRPWLASALCLVFVYCFAGFGLALLLGGQRYATVEVEIYTLVAYELNFADAGLLALVNLVASGAVALAYAWREKRLSVALKVEPLAPQKPQTLAEHLGLAAALATLAFVSFAPLAAVAASGLAAGWDVWMGLWNEEGRLALFNTLRFTATTALLAGLFGVAHALAARRSVFWRAAAFLPFIVSPVCVAFGLLLLYPEFTASLPLLIGAYLLLAYPFVAKSLAAALDAEPPELARAARTLGASPWRAFWRVRWPLMRPALSRGLAFAAATAVGEFAVTLFLSRPEWLTLTTLIYQLLGRPGSAAAAQALATLLMALSLIAFWLIERQAAHARTR is encoded by the coding sequence ATGGTGCTAAGCCGCGCGCTGATCGTGCCGCCGGCGATCTTGCTCGCCGCGGGCCTCGTCGCGCCCCTCGTTCGCGTGTTGGCCGAGGGCGCCGGCGGCTTCGACTTCGCGCTGCTGGTCGATCCGTATCTGGGCTGGCGGCTCGCGTGGTCGTTCATCCAGGCCGGCGTGACCTGCGTGCTGGCGCTGGCGATCGGCCTGCCGCTGTCGTGGGCGCTCGCGCGCTTCGACTTCACGCTGCGTACCTTCGTGCTGCGCGCGCTGATGCTGCCCTTCGTGATGCCGACGCTGGTCGCCGCGATCGGCGTGCTCGCGATCTTCGGCCCGCACGGCGTCGCCGGAATCAACCTGCAGGACACGCCTTGGCTCTTGCTCTACGGCAACCTGTTCTACAACCTGCCGCTGGTGGTGCGCGCCGGCGTCGACGGTTTCGCCGCGGTACCCGCGTCGCAACTGGCTGCCGCGCGGACGCTCGGCGCGAGCCGCGTGCGCGCGTTCTTGCGCGTCGAATGGCCGCTGGTGCGGCCGTGGCTCGCGTCGGCGCTGTGCCTGGTGTTCGTCTATTGCTTCGCCGGCTTCGGCCTCGCGCTCTTGCTTGGCGGCCAGCGCTACGCGACGGTAGAGGTCGAGATCTACACGCTGGTCGCCTACGAGCTGAACTTCGCCGACGCCGGCCTGTTGGCGCTGGTCAACCTCGTCGCCAGCGGCGCGGTCGCGCTCGCGTACGCGTGGCGCGAGAAACGGCTGTCGGTCGCGCTCAAGGTCGAACCCTTGGCGCCGCAAAAACCGCAAACGTTGGCCGAGCATCTGGGGCTCGCAGCGGCCTTGGCGACGCTGGCCTTCGTCAGCTTCGCGCCGCTCGCGGCGGTCGCCGCCTCGGGTCTGGCGGCCGGCTGGGACGTGTGGATGGGGCTGTGGAACGAGGAAGGGCGGCTCGCGCTGTTCAACACGCTGCGCTTCACGGCGACGACCGCCTTGCTCGCCGGCCTGTTCGGCGTCGCGCACGCGCTGGCCGCGCGGCGTTCGGTGTTCTGGCGCGCGGCGGCGTTTTTGCCGTTCATCGTGTCGCCGGTGTGCGTCGCCTTCGGCCTCTTGTTGCTCTACCCCGAGTTCACGGCGAGCCTGCCGCTGCTCATCGGCGCCTACCTCTTGCTCGCCTATCCCTTCGTCGCCAAGAGCCTCGCCGCCGCGCTCGACGCCGAGCCGCCGGAGCTGGCGCGTGCGGCTCGCACTCTGGGTGCGAGTCCGTGGCGCGCTTTCTGGCGCGTACGTTGGCCGCTCATGCGCCCGGCGCTGTCGCGCGGCCTCGCGTTCGCCGCGGCGACGGCGGTCGGCGAGTTCGCCGTCACGCTGTTCCTGTCGCGTCCCGAATGGCTGACGCTGACGACGCTGATCTACCAGCTTCTCGGCCGACCGGGCTCGGCTGCCGCCGCGCAAGCGCTCGCCACCTTGCTGATGGCGCTGTCGCTCATCGCGTTCTGGCTGATCGAAAGGCAGGCCGCCCATGCTCGAACTCGCTGA
- a CDS encoding sensor histidine kinase, whose translation MSRQLQLVLLWVFIQAVFAGLMMGNRLDALELQFEQDARIAHRLLSQEAVELDAVLNTLVAAHPRADTPEALERLDAQLAAIYPQIADIAFSLPGRGWRLSSGRAAPSELAEAYAKSATLSRSVMTRFSGRPARYWLVRTRDDGAAYALWLDPARFVAGNEWPNTLKPVLLRDGHGTIPLVQAGPDAPLAVRLVLTRNLASVSQPMLMQAETRILPKQLPWATVASLALATGFILWGLNAFLDQRQTVLRARRQARFVQVARLNTLGEMAAGMAHELNQPLTSILANCQASLRVLDDEEPDTALIREALSLSVTQAKRAGEIIARLREDVLRPREARRTQILALAQVVDETVFLVEPECRKREVRVKFNRRDDSLFVRADRVALEQVIHNLLSNALEAMRDTPPERRLIELAVVSRGKEVMLTVSDRGPGIPPEVLPRLFEPFFTTRQTGMGLGLSICETLIGEMGGVVAADNRAVGGARFVVTLPRVETKEDRYHGSLPDHLSG comes from the coding sequence ATGAGCCGCCAACTGCAGCTGGTGCTGCTGTGGGTGTTCATCCAGGCGGTGTTCGCCGGCCTGATGATGGGCAACCGGCTCGACGCGCTCGAATTGCAGTTCGAGCAGGACGCGCGCATCGCGCACCGGCTGTTGAGCCAGGAGGCGGTAGAGCTCGACGCGGTGCTCAACACGCTGGTCGCGGCGCACCCGCGCGCCGACACGCCCGAGGCGCTCGAGAGGCTCGACGCGCAGCTGGCCGCGATCTACCCGCAGATCGCCGACATCGCCTTCTCGCTGCCCGGGCGCGGCTGGCGGCTCTCGAGCGGCCGCGCCGCGCCGTCTGAGTTGGCCGAGGCCTACGCGAAGAGCGCGACGCTGTCGCGCAGCGTGATGACGCGTTTTTCCGGCCGCCCGGCGCGCTACTGGCTGGTGCGTACCCGCGACGACGGCGCCGCCTACGCCTTGTGGCTCGACCCGGCGCGCTTCGTCGCCGGCAACGAATGGCCGAACACGCTGAAGCCGGTGCTGCTGCGCGACGGCCACGGCACGATCCCGCTGGTGCAGGCCGGCCCGGACGCGCCCCTCGCGGTACGCCTCGTGCTCACGCGCAACCTCGCCAGCGTAAGCCAGCCGATGCTGATGCAGGCCGAGACGCGCATCCTGCCGAAACAGCTGCCGTGGGCGACGGTGGCGAGCCTGGCGCTGGCCACCGGCTTCATCCTGTGGGGGCTGAACGCCTTCCTCGACCAGCGCCAGACGGTGCTGCGCGCCAGGCGCCAGGCGCGCTTCGTCCAGGTCGCGCGGCTCAACACGCTCGGCGAGATGGCCGCCGGCATGGCGCACGAACTGAACCAGCCCTTGACGTCCATCCTCGCCAACTGCCAGGCGTCGCTCAGGGTGCTCGACGACGAAGAGCCCGACACCGCGCTGATCCGCGAGGCGCTGTCTCTGTCGGTGACGCAGGCCAAGCGCGCCGGCGAGATCATCGCGCGCCTGCGCGAAGACGTGCTGCGTCCGCGCGAGGCGCGCCGCACGCAGATCCTGGCGCTGGCACAGGTGGTCGACGAGACGGTGTTCCTCGTCGAGCCCGAATGCCGCAAGCGCGAGGTCAGGGTGAAATTCAACCGCCGCGACGACAGCCTCTTCGTGCGCGCCGACCGCGTCGCGCTCGAGCAGGTGATCCACAACCTGCTCTCCAATGCGCTCGAGGCGATGCGCGACACGCCGCCCGAGCGCCGGCTGATCGAGCTGGCCGTCGTGTCGCGCGGCAAGGAAGTCATGCTGACCGTCAGCGACCGCGGCCCGGGCATCCCGCCCGAGGTGCTGCCGCGCCTGTTCGAACCCTTCTTCACCACCCGCCAGACCGGCATGGGGCTGGGGCTGTCGATCTGCGAGACGCTGATCGGCGAAATGGGCGGGGTGGTCGCCGCCGACAACCGAGCCGTCGGCGGGGCGCGCTTCGTCGTGACCCTGCCGCGCGTAGAAACCAAGGAAGACCGCTACCATGGATCACTCCCCGATCATCTATCTGGTTGA